The Ovis aries strain OAR_USU_Benz2616 breed Rambouillet chromosome 2, ARS-UI_Ramb_v3.0, whole genome shotgun sequence nucleotide sequence GTACTGTTCTAAATGCTAGGGATACAGCGGTGCACAGTTGCAAAAACCCGCAGCCACCCCCTAAAATAGGCTCTATTAACACCCCCACTTTAGggttaaggaaactgaggctcaaagaagtcCCAGGTATcctgcttaaggtcacacagccagaaaaaaagccAATTACAAAAACCACAGTAAGGATACTAGCTGACTTCTGGTGAAGTACATGCCGGGCATAGTACCAGAAGAGGATTCTCTCCTGTAATTCTCACGACTAATAGAGTGGCAGAACACCAGCGCCGCTGGTGCAGCGAGGAAACGAAAAGCCTGTGGTTCTTTAGAGGGGGTCCTGGGCTCAGTTCAGAGGATCCTGCTGCTTTTTGTGGACTCATCCTCCAATTCAAAGGGAATTACCACCGAACGGGCGTGGTTCCAATAAGGGGACCGTCTCTTTCCTCTGCCCCTAACCCAGATACGGTGACAAAGCCTTGAGCTGCGCCACCATGCGGCAGAAGGCGGTATCGCTGTTCCTGTGCTACCTGCTACTCTACACCTGCGGCTGCTGCGGAGAGGAAGGTAAGGATCTTGGTGCACCCAAGGATAAAAAAGCGGAGAGTTTCAGGATCCCTCGTTTAGAGACCCAGGCATGCCTCTGAATGAGAGGAGCTATTCCAATGGACAGCGCggggcggcggggggtgggggggcggggctcCCTGTAGCCAAAGTCCCAAGTTTGAATCTCTTCTCTGTCCGTTGGTCCATTCTCTCGAAATGTATTCAGGCCAGTTCTGTGCCAGGCCCGGCGACCTGGGAAAAGCCGCTATCCTTCATTGAGGAGCTCCAAAATGGGAGGATGGTGGTCCTACCTGTCCGGGTGGTCTGGAGCTTCGGGCACCGAATAGGGGACCCTTGCTCCCCACTGGACTTTGTCCATTCTCCTTCCAGACGGAAAAAGACGCTCAGAGGAAAACAGCGACTCGAGCTTCTGGGGCATGGTGACCTACATGGCCGTCGGAGGCGGTAGGTCTGCAGCGAGGGGAGCGTGGGAGGATGCGGGCGGGCCCTGCAGCCGGCGTCCCTCACCCAccgccctcctcttcctccaggacTCATGGCCGCGGCACTACCCGTGCTGGGCTTCTCGAGCACCGGCATCGCCGCCAACTCGGTGGCCTCCTCACTGATGAGCTGGTCGGCCGTGGCGAACGGAGGCGGAGTGCCGGCCGGGGGGCTGGTGGCCACGCTGCAGAGCCTGGGTGAGTCCGGGCAGGGTTCCTGGAGGCGGGAACACCCAGGCCAGGGGCCTCCTTTACTGCCCTGAGCCCTTTCCACAGCCTAACTCGGCTCTACACaccatggggaaactgaggcatggtcCTGGGGATTaaggaactgactcaaattctcCCATATAGTTAGTACCACCGCCAGTATTCAAGCCCAGTGAATAGGCCTTCTTGGTTTCAGCCTGTAACGCCAGAGGCCTCACTGATGCTCTGGCTAAGTCACAAGTCTCAGTTTCCCCGTTAACCAGGATAGGCATCCTCAGTTTGTCACTTTATGAatctcatccatccatcccagAAAATCAGAGTGGCAACGAACCAGGGAGAGGTGACCCAATTCAATCTCATGCTCAGCCTGGTCTTGCATTCTTGAGCATCGTGACGGGGACAGACACAGAGCACAGCGTGGTGCTTCTGGAAAACAtgctttcacttctctctctgtctccccatccagctctgtcttttctttttccttctctccctctctctgaggCCTCCCACATCCTTCCGAAAAACCACCCCTGACAGACtgcccctctgccttcccctccatCTTCCCCTAAGTTCTGGATGACAAAAGCCCAAAGAAGCGGCCCAAGAAGACGGCCCTTCTAGGAGCGGGCAGCGGGAAGACAGCCCGAGCCACACCCCCAACGGTGGGAGAGGAAGGGTGTGGGCAAGCCCAGCAACAGTCCTGTGCTGTGTGACGGCTGTCCTCTCAAGCATCACAGGGTTGTGACAGGTTGTCCTGTCACACATGGCACTGGCAAGGTTGACATGTCTCACTTGCAAACCACCAGCTCCCACCGAGGCCTCCACCAAGGAGGCGGTCAGCATTACTAATAGCACAGCGTGTCCACCGCAGACGTGAAGAGAATGCGctcttatttttgtcattttcatctCGGATTTGAGATGGCAAGTTGGGAGGGTGGCGACGGGAGTCCCTTTGCAGGAGTCCTGTCCCCTCTGGGCCTCTGTTCCTCTAGCTGGAAATAAAAAGGGTACACTTGACCCGTTGTTTCCCGACATTTGGATTCCCGGGCCTGGTGCCTGGGTTCCAAGGGACTCGGCTGTCGTTTGCATTACAGGCGCTAGCGGTGGCAGTGCCCTCATGGCCAAGATCGGGGCCTTTCTGGGCTATACTGTCCACAAGCAAGTCGAAAgcagacagagaagagaagagaaagaaaaagagtaagcagagagaaaggagaagaagtAGCCAGCAGCTCCCTGGAAGCCCCGCCTTCCTCCTTGTCTTCCTTTTCCAGCTGCAGTCCAGAGCTTCCTCTGTCACACTTGGCAATgactgaggttaaaaaaaaaaaaaagaaacacatacacacagaataaACGTCTCTCAGAAAACACTCAGTCCTGCTGTGAGTCGTGGTTGCTATGAGAAGCCCAACAAGATCTGGCTCTGGTCTGCCTCAtccacacaccccacccccatttcccTCCCTAGAGCCCATCACAGCTCCTGGAGCACGACCAGCTGGTTTTGCCTCTGAGCCTTGGTGTGTTCTGGTCTCTTGGCCTAGGACGTCCTTCTGAAGCTTACAGCCCACCTCAGACATACCTCGTCCTCTGGGACTCCTTCCTGGCAGAGGCTTCTTGCTACCCCTGTCACAGCCTGGGCGCCCAGGCTGCATTTCACAGGGTGCCTGGGGAGGCAGATTCTGTTCTCAGTGAGCGAAGCTTCCAGCTATGTCCCTGATcaggcagagatggagaagccAGATCTCTAGTCCCCAGAGAAGCGCTAGAGGGGTCTCCCTCAGATAAGGCCAGACCTTTGTCATGGGGAAACGGTTTAAGAGCAGCTTTTGGGGGGTAGAGGTGCTCAGCGAGGCCTCCCTTCCTTTAGAGAGCTctggggacagggtggggacTTTGCAGCTGGAGCCCACACGCCTTctgagggggaaggggaggcccAGCCCTTGGGAGGATCTGAGGTTCGGGAGGCCTGTCCAGGGAACCAGAGTGCCAGGACCTCAGCAGGGGGGAGAAGGGCAAAGAGGCCCCAGAAACCACTCTTCAGTAAAGCTCCAGCTGGTTCTGGCACTAATGCAGAGACAGACTCTGGTTCCGGCCTGAGTGGGTGTGCCAGCCTCGATTCCAGACCAGCCTTCTAGAGAGATCCGCATCCCCAGGGAAGTGGCCGTGTGTGAACCGCAAACGCCGGTCACTAAAGGGCCCAGCCAGCTGTCCTCaggcctcccccaccccgccccacttCTAACCCAGAACTTCCCCTTTGATTGCCAACATGCAGAGGCGGCTAAGAGGCTACATCGTGCTCACTCCTGTCTCCAGGGCCAACGCCACCCTGCGGGTGGCAAACGGCCCCAGCTGGCTCGCCCCAGGGCACCAGAGAAGCTGGGTTTGTTAAAGAGGGGGCACAGGTGCTGGAGGTCCCACTGGCACCTCAAACACCGTCTCCACAGTTTGTTCCAGGAGCGGAAGCTGAGCTGAGTGCCCTGCCCTGAGAGTCAGCACAGGGCATCAGCTGAGCCCCGCCTCGGTGGGCTTCTGCCCATGTCTCAGGCGTCACACTCCCCCAGGCGTGCTAATTGCACCCCAGTTTGTCCACAGAGTCGATATCCCAGAGACGGAAGTGTGTTCCCTAAGCCCCTTCACAGAGGGCACTGCGTCTCACTCATATCGcctccccagtgcctggcatacagcaggtgctcaatataTGTGCAGAGAACTTGAGGCCAGTCTCCTTCCATCCACCTGTCCCTTCACCTCCCTCAACCTTCATGGGAGGCAGGGGCTGGACCGCttgttctttttcctggggaGCTCTTGATAATACCCGCTGTCACTGCCATGCAGGCCTCAACCCCCTTTAATGCTGTGGTCAGGTAAACACAGGCCCCTAACTTTTGCTCAATATTCTCTACCACAGGTGAGGCTGAGTTTTCCATGAAGCAGTGGAGCAGAGTGGTTAGGGGTGTCCCTCTGGAGTcccacagacctgggttcaaagctGCCCTGCCCTCTCCTACCATGCTTCATGCCCTGCACAAGTTCCCTCACTGCCCTGCGCTGCACTTCCCTTCCCTGTAAACCGAGAACAATAATAGCCTctgtgtgt carries:
- the IFI6 gene encoding interferon alpha-inducible protein 6; protein product: MRQKAVSLFLCYLLLYTCGCCGEEDGKRRSEENSDSSFWGMVTYMAVGGGLMAAALPVLGFSSTGIAANSVASSLMSWSAVANGGGVPAGGLVATLQSLGASGGSALMAKIGAFLGYTVHKQVESRQRREEKEKE